The Prochlorococcus marinus str. MIT 1214 sequence AATTAGTCAAACTGAAAGAAGAAATTCTTTTAGCCGATTGAGTTTTTGTAAAACATTTTCCTATAACCAAGGGATTCAAGCGCGCATAGAAGCAAAGAATGCAGGCTGTAATGATGCAATATTATTAAATAGTCAAGGTGAAATATGCTGCGCCACTACAGCAAATATATTAGTAAAAAGAGAAAATAATTGGTTGACTCCACCATCTAATAGTGGTTGTCTACCTGGCATAATGCGTCAACGAGGAATTGATTTGAATATAATACAAGAAGCTCTCATTGAAGCGACACCAAAAGATAATGATGAATGGTTTTTAATTAATAGTTTAAGTTGTCGTCCAATTCAAAAAATAAACAAAAAAGAATTAAAAATATCAACTAACCCCAAAGAATTTTGGCTGAGTTTATTAAAAATCTAAAAATAATATCTGACAGACTATCTATATAGGAATTGGAAATGTCACTTCAGCTGGCTTTGGAGAGCAAGCTTCTACTTGAAAATCCACAACTGAACCTATTACAACAATCGCAGGAGACCTTAAATTTTCTTCTTGAACTCGGTCGAAAAGCTGTACCAAAGGGCTCTTAATATAACGTTGACCAATTACAGTCCCCTGCTCAATAACTGCCGCAGAAGTCTCAGGATGCATACCACCAGCAATCAACTCTGCTGAGATAAATTTTAAATTATGAACACCCATATATATAACGATTCCATCACTGGATTTCGCTAAAGACCGCCAATTTACAGCTGGGCGTTTTTTATCAATCTCCTCATGTCCAGTCACAAAAGTGACTGACGATCCAGCAAGTCTATGAGTAATAGGTATCCCAACATAAGCAGGAGCAGCTATACCTGATGTAACCCCAGGTACTACTTGTACTGGAACCCCTTTTTTATGCAGATAAGAAGCTTCTTCCGCACCTCTACCAAACAAAAATGGATCACCACCTTTTAATCTAACAATACAAGAATAACTCTTTGCTAAATCAAACAAAATATCATTCGTTTTCCTCTGAGGAACCGAATGATGACCACGCCTCTTACCTACTGAATGAAGTTGACAATTTGAAGAAACTAATTCAAGTAGCTCTACAGGAACTAAAGAGTCGTATACCAGCGCATCACATTTACTAATTAGTTTTTGCGCTTTAACTGTTAATAAATCGGGATCTCCAGGACCTGCTCCGACAAGATAAACAGTGCCAAACTGATGTGTATTCATGGCAAGTTACCCAAAATATTAACAAGACCACGATGAATAATATCAATCTCAAGCAAAGATTTAAGCTGCTCTCCTTGACTATCAATTTCTACATTTTTGTTGGGAGTCAAAAGATAGGGAATAGGGAGATAATTCTTCTTCTTTTTAAAAGTATCTTGATTCCATCTAGACCATGAATAAAGAGGAATATTTAGGAATTTTTCTAAGGACTTAAGAAAAACACTTGAAGTAACTGAAGAGACAGGGTGATGAATCAATGCAGGTTTAACAAAAGGACTCTGACTAGTTATCAGATCATCTATTAATGATAGCCATGGTATAAAAGAACCTAGGAAAGGAAACAATTTTATATTTTGTCCATCTTCTTGCAAACGTTTAAATATTGTTGGTACATCAATACAAACATGACTTCCAGGTAACAAAAAAAGAGGAACTAAAAACACTGACCTATTACCGATGTCAATTTGTTCTGGATTGTCATCAGTTAAAGCCTCTATTGAAACAGAGCGATTTTTCAGCCTTTTTAATTGGTCAACCAAAAAAAGAAGAGATGGATGTATCTCACCACCTCGAGAACCATGAACTAATAAATGTAAATGGTGAGGAGGCTCACAATTAATTCTATTTGGTAACAAAGACAACTTTTGATGAGCATCTGAAGATGTATTAGTACTTTCAACTAATTTATTAAAATTGAGATGATGAGAAATTCTAGATACTCGGGAACAAATAATTTCAGACGAGGAGAGGGGGTTAATCGAAGGAAGACTCAATACAGAGGAAGAAAAAGATTCAAAAGTACTTTTCATAGAGATCTCTTTGCTATGAAAGAAGTTTGGGAAATGCTCAAAAGTGGAGCGATTAGAAGCCTCGGAGAAATTGGACGCCAATACTAAATGAGAAATTTTGAAACTAATTAATCAATTTAATGGGTAGATTTGGTGTATTGAATGATACCAAAATAAATAAAAAATTTGGTAAAAACGGATACATCTGGAATTCAGATTTTAAAGGTTAATTATAAATGTAAACTCTCAATACAAATGGTTCAATACTATCTCGAAGGCAAAAAACTAAATAAAGTTGAAAAAAATAAAGCTGCTAAGGATGGACTAGAAATAGGAAAGGATATAGACAAATTTGCTGAAATGGGATGGGAGCAAATGGATAAAACTGATTTAGAATTAAGATTGAAATGGTATGGGATGTTTTGGAGACCAAAAACACCTGGAAAGTTTATGTTAAGGCTAAGAATACCTAATGGAATAATTAATACAGAACAATTAAAGGTAATTGCATCAATTGTTGCGAGATATGGAGAGAATGGAAGTTGTGATATAACAACTAGGCAAAATATACAACTTAGAGGTGTTTTGATTAGTGATTTGCCTGAGATATTAAATAGGTTAAAAAAAGTAAACATATCGACAACTCAATCTGGATTTGATAATCCAAGAAATGTTACTGGAAATCCCATCGCTGGAGTTGATCCAAAAGAAATTATAGACACAAGAAAATATACATCACAAATGCAAGATTATTTAACTAATGAAGGTAAAGGAAACTCAGAATTTTCAAATCTTCCAAGGAAATGGAACACAGCTATAGCAGGTTCTAAAGATAATTTTCTTTTACATAATGATTTGATTTTTCATCCAGTTAAAATTAATGGAGTTTTAGGTTTCAGTGTATGGATTGGAGGTGTACTTTCATCAGTAATGAATGAATATGCAGTTCCGTTGAATGCATGGGTTGAAGAAGAAAAAATTTATGAATTAACATCAATTATTTTATCCCTCTGGAGAGATAATGGGGAACGTAATATAAGACCTAAAGGTAGGTTTAGATTTTATTTAGATAAAATTGGTGTTGAAAAATTTAGAGATCTTATCGAAAAACAATATGGAGCATTAAAAGAAGATCCAGGTTCAATATTTTCAGAAAAACCAAGGTCATTTTTTGGAATTCATTCTCAAAAACAAGAAGGTAAATATTTTGCAGGAATTCATGTGCCAGTAGGCCGTCTTTTGGCTGAAGATTTACAAGATATAGCAAATATATGTGAGAATTTTGGTGATAAAGAAATAAGACTTACCGAAGACCAAAATATTATTATTACTGGTATAGATACAAATCTAATTGAAGAATTTAAGAAGCAATCTATCTTACAAAAATTTCCATTAAAACCAGAAAATATTGCCGCAGGTACTGTTTCTTGTACTGGAAATACCTATTGTGGTTTCGCTCTGACAAATACAAAAGATCAAGCTTTAAAAATCTCGCATGAATTAGACAAAGAATTAGATTTGAAAGACGAATTAAAGATTCATTGGACCGGGTGTCCTAATAGTTGTGGTCAAGCCTACATGGGAGGCATTGGTTTAACGGGTAAAAAAGCTAAAGACAAAGAAGGAAAAACTGTTGAAGCTTATGATATAAGCATTGGTGGATCACAAGGTCCTAATTATAAATTAGGAGAATTAATAAAAAAATCTGTCCCTCAAGATGAATTAAAAGATGTACTAAAAGATTTACTTATTTCAAATTTTGAGGCAAAAGAAAAAAAATTTTTAAGTAAAAAATCTGGTTCATTCTCTCGATTTATGAATTGGTTGAGTCCTCTTGGCAAAGATAAACCGCTGATTAATCGAGCCAATGGCAGCCCCGACATCTTTTCCAAATTTATGAATCGAATTAGTAATTAATTCGATTTTATAAAAAATTATTTTTCTTACTTTTTAAATTTATGACTCAAAGTACTTCTCAAATGAGCTACGTCTTGCCTAAAGATTCTATTTCTCGCTTCATGAATTGGTTTAACAACCTTGGTAAAGATAAACCGCTGATTAATCGAGCCAATGGCAGCCCCGACATCTTTTCCAAATTTATGAATCGAATTAGTAATTAATTCGATTTTATAAAAAATTATTTTTCTTACTTTTTAAATTTATGACTCAAAGTACTTCTCAAATGAGCTACGTCTTGCCTAAAGATTCTATTTCTCGCTTCATGAATTGGTTTAACAACCTTGGTAAAGATAAACCGCTGATTAATCGAGCCAATGGTAGCTCCGACATCTTTTCCAAATTTATGAATCGAATTAGTAATTAATTCGATTTTATAAAAAATTATTTTTCTTACTTTTTAAATTTATGACTTCAAGTGCTTCTCAAATGGACTACGTCCTACCAAATGAATTGGTAGATGGAATGATTGCTGCAGGTGGCAAGAAATCATCTGTAAGCGTAAAAAACTTGCTAATAAGAGGCTTCTATTCAGGAGCAATTTTAGGTTTAGCGACATGTCTTGCAATTACTATAGGTATTCAATCTGGGATGCCTTGGTTAGGTTCTTTTATATTTCCTTTTGGTTTTGCAAGTATCGTTCTTTTCGGTATGGAGCTTGTTACTGGTAATTTTGCGTTACTACCAATGGCCGTATGGGCTGGAAAGAGTTCTTGGTCTGCAACTGTAAGGAATTGGCTATGGGTTTGGATCGGTAATTTTCTAGGTACAGCATTTGTTGCTGTTCTACTATCCATCAGCTTGTCCAGTGCTGGAAATGTTGATCCTTTAGCTGCTGCTGAAGGTGGAAAAGGATGGGCAGTTGTAGCAGCAAAAATCATAGCTATACATAAAGCAAACACAGTTGTGAAATATGAGGCACTTGGAAGTACTGGTTTTTTCCTCGCATTTTTACGTGGGGTAATTGCAAACTGGCTAGTTTGTTTAGGTGTAACAATGGCACTTGTAAGTAAAAGTGTTCCAGGAAAGATACTTGCTTGCTGGCTCCCTATAACTGCATTCCAAACAATGGGAATGGAGCACATAGTAGTTAATATGTTTTTGCATACAACTGGCCCTCTACTAGGATCAGGTATTCCTTTTACAAAAGTAATTTTTTGGAATTTCTTACCAGTGACGATTGGAAATATTGTTGGAGGAATGGTATTTATTGGAATGCTTTTCTATAGCACCCACAAAACTCCTATCTCTAATGTTTTACCAGACGTAAAAGATGAAAAATTAGAACGAGAGCTCGAAGCACAACTTGGTGCAAGATAAAAAAATTAAATTTTAAACTAAATTAAGAAAGCCTAGAAAGTTGTATTCTAGGCTTTTTTAAAATGTCTACTATTTAATAGTTATTAATAGGGTTTTAAAAGATTTTCAATTGATCTCAAAACAAATCAAATAGTTGACTTGATTGATAAACAAATAGTAATTTATAAAATTAATCTGATTAATTATTTTCTAATCCACTAAATTTAAATTCTATGATTATTGAAGAAAGCAATATATGGGATACGCTTAATAACGCAAAAAAAACTAAGCCAAGCGCTGAGTGGCTTCGGAATGCATACAATCCGAATATCAACTACGAGCTTAGGCAAGAAATCGCAAATCGCCTAGGACAATTTTCAAAAGTAGGATGGATAAAAATAAAAGATCTAATTAATACATATGGCAATAAAGATGAACTAATTCTTGCCGCAGGACTTACCTATCAAGAGGATGCCAAAGAATGGCTCTTAAAACATCTTTATGATGATGACACTATGAACATCAAAATCGTAGAAGCTTTAGCTTGCTGGGGAGGAACATTACCGATTGAGCTTATCAAAACAATATTAGAAGATAAACGTGAACACATGAAAATAGCTGGTCTAGAATTACTAAAGTTTAAAGCTCATTTACTTTCTGATTCTCATTTACTTGATATAGCAAAGTCACCTTTAAATGATTTCAGAGAAAAGATAGTGATCAAAACACTGACCATCATTCAAAGACGTGAAAGCCTAGATATCTGTATAGCTATCAGCGATGTAATACAAAAAGGATCGGATAAGTCTGCATACTACGGCTTAATGGCTCTTGGTTCAATCGGAACTGAAATTAGTAAAAATATCTTATTAGATTTGGTCAAAAATTTAAAGAATGCTCAACGCAAAGAACTTGCAAAAAAACAACTTAACTTTGAAATATAAGCTCTCATGATAAACAAATACGAAGAATTTAAAACCTATTTAAAAAAAATAGGTAGTGGTGAGTTCACAGGAAAAAGTCTTACTCGCGAAGAAACTAAATCAGCTATTAAGCTGATGCTTAAAGAAGAAGCAAGCGCAGCACAAATTGGTGGCTTCATGATTGCGCATAGAATTAGACGTCCTATCCCTGAAGAATTAGCCGGGATGATTGATGCATATATAGAACTTGGACCAAAGATTCAATCACCCAGTAATCAACATCAACCTATGTTTTTTGGGATGCCTTTTGATGGTCGAAAAAAAACAGCACCAATTTACCCTCTAACAACTTTACTATTACTAACTCAGAAACAGCCTGTTATTTTGCATGGTGGTTCTCGTATGCCCGTGAAATATGGCGTTACCCATAACGAACTCTTTCAAGCCTTAGGAATAAATTTAACTGGTCTATCCATAGAAGAACTACAAAGTTTTTTCAACCACAACGACCTAGCTTTAATACATCAGCCAGATCATTTTCCGCTAGCTGAAAATTTAATTCCTTATAGAGATCAAATAGGTAAGCGACCACCTCTAGCAAGTATGGAATTAATCTGGACTTGCCATCAAGGAAATCATCTACATATCAGTGGCTATGTTCATTCTCCTACTGAAGAGAGACATTGGAAGACCTTAGAGCTTATGGGAGAACAAAATGTGATTACTGTCAAAGGACTTGAAGGTGGAATAGATCTTTCAATAAGTCGTTCATCAACAATTGGACAGTACAAAAATCAGCATGGAACAAGAAAAGTGTTTCATCCCAAAGACTATGCATGTTCAGGAAAAGATATTGAATGGAACGACATCGAAGAATGGCAGAGATTTGCTTTACAAGCTCTTCATGGCGAGGGTCCTTTGACTAAAGCACTAGAGTGGAATGCTGGTATTTACTTTTTTTATGCAGGTATAAGCTCTGATATTAAAGAAGGAATTAATAAAGCTAAAGAAATAATCAATTCAGGGTTTGCTTTCAAGCAATTAGAAAAATTAATTCATTGGAGTAATGAAAATATTGATTAATAAAAGCTTTTTAAAAATAAATTTAATACAAAGTTTTTTCCATTAAATAACGAGAAAAATGCACACCACCTATTTGGATATCTTCAGGAGCAATAATTGTCCATCCATGCCGTAAAAGCAATTGATAACTACATAAACTTGCCTCTGTCTTTAAAATAATAGGTTTATCTTTGAGAGTATCTTCCTCAATTTGCTCTAATAGAGCCGTAGCATGCCCCTGTCGTGATGAACGCCCTCGGCAATAAAGCAATGCCAAGCGATTATGGGGATATTTCAACGCAAATGCTTCAATCGTTTTATTCACACAACTCACCCAGCCCACGCCTTGCTTCAGAGGTTTATCTAAAATCCCAGGAAGATAAGCCAAAGCTGACCACGCTTCGATCTGTTCTTGGCTATATAAGGATTTATCGCAAGTTCGAATAGCATCTTCATAGACTTCTCTGAGAGCCATTTCATCAGAACTCTCACAAGGTCGCAAATATCGATTTAGACTATTTTTACTAAATGAAGCCAAGTTCTCTGACAGTATGAGAAGGTGAATAAATTATGAGCTATTTGCATTGAGAAGGCTAAAAATTCCCACCCTTTTAGGAGCTTTCATAACACTTCTAGATGATCGATTAGGCGAAACCATTGTTTTGCCTTTATTACCTTTTTTATTAGAACAATTCACGACAAGCGCGACGACTCTTGGTTTTTTAACTGGAACATATGCAATATCTCAGTTTGCTGCAGCCCCACTAATAGGAGCTATGAGCGATCGTTTTGGTCGTAAGCCAATCATGATCACATGTGTATCAGGTTCAGTAATAGGAATATGTCTATTTGCATTAACTGTAAGTCTGAATTGGGAAAATTATTTACCTTTATGGGCCTCAACTTTACCTTTATTTTTACTATTCTTAGCTAGAATAATTGATGGTATAAGTGGTGGTACCGCAGCTACTGCTACTACTATACTTGCAGATATATCAACTCCCGAAAATCGCGCAAAAACCTTTGGATTAATTGGAGTAGCATTTGGTTTAGGATTTATTCTTGGGCCAGGATTAGGAACAGCTCTTGCTAAATTTAGTGTTACTTTACCGGTATGGGTTGCAAGCGGATTTGCCATATTTAATCTTATTTTTGTAATTTGGTTTCTACCGGAAACACTGCCCAAAAACAAAAGAAATTTACTACCAAGAAAAAGAGATTTGAATCCAATTAGTCAGCTACTAATTGTATTTAAAAACTCCTTAGCTAGAAGACTTTGCTTATCATTTTTTGTTTTCTTTATGGCATTTAATGGCTTTACAGCTGTTTTAGTCCTTTATTTAAAAGAAAAATTTGGATGGAGTCCTGAATTATGTAGTGCTGCTTTTATTGTCGTTGGAGTTATTGCGATGATTGTTCAAGGAGGCCTAATTGGTCCTCTTGTAAAAAGATTTGGGGAGTCGAGATTAACTTTTGCTGGTATTGGCTTTGTCATGACAGGATGCATTCTTTTAACGCTCGCAAATATAGACACGTCAATTCCACTTGTATTTTCTGGCGTCGCAATACTTGCAATGGGAACTGGACTAGTAACTCCTAGCTTAAGAGCACTAATTTCAAGAAGATTAAGTTCTATAGGTCAAGGAGCAGTATTAGGAAATCTGCAGGGTTTACAAAGTCTGGGAACTTTTCTTGGAGCAATAGCAGCGGGACGCTCATATGATCTTTTTGGTCCAAGAAGTCCATTCTTAGGCACAATATTGCTTCTACTATTTGTTATGTTTTTAATTTCAGGGAAAAGTCTCACCAAACAAAAAGTAATCTCCTAGACTGATAGATGATAAAGATATTAAACTAACAATTAGAAATTGAATAAATTGATTATAGATATGACAAGTCCAAAAATCAATAATGAAACTTATATTAATCGTGAACTCAGTTGGATAGATTTTAACAAACGTGTTTTAGAACTTGCTATAGAAGAAGAAACGCCATTACTAGAAAAAATTAAATTCAGTTCAATCTTTAGCAATAATTTAGACGAATTTTTTATGGTTAGAGTTGCTTCTTTAAAATCACAAGTAGAAGGTGGAATCTTAAAAAGAAGCCAAGATGGCAAATCACCTGAAGAACAACTTATTGAAATTCGAAATTATTTAGATCCTATTTTAAAGACACAGCAATATAAAACATTACAATATATAGAAGAAGACTTTAAAAAAGAGAATATATTTATTCTTAAATATAAAGAATTAAATGAAAGACAAAAGGTTTGGATAGATAATTATTTTACAACTGCAATTTTCCCGATACTAACCCCCTTAGCAGTTGACCCTTCTCATCCATTCCCGTTTATAAGTAATCTTAGTTTAAATTTAGCTGCAATTATCGTCGATCGTGAATCAGATAAAGAACAATTTACGCGCATAAAAATTCCTGGGGAGAGTATTTCCAGATTTATAAGTATTCCAGTTGAACTACATGGTAATGAATCAGCAAAATACACGGGAATTGCGATTGAGCAAATCATTGCAAATAATCTATCCATGCTTTTCCCTGGAATGAGTGTTCAAGAATATTCGTTCTTTCGCGTTACAAGAGATGCTGATCTAGAGCTTCGAGACATTGAGGCTGATGATTTAATGAGCGCACTAGAAGAAGGTTTACGTAAGCGGCGCAAAGGAGGTGAGGTAGTTAGGCTTGAAGTCTCTACAAATACGCCAAAAGTAATTCTTGATCTGTTACAAGAAGGGATGAATATTGATAGAGAAAACTTATATCAAATTGATGGTTTACTAGCATTAGATGAATTAATAGAATTAACAACTTTCAATCTTCCGAAATTAAAGTTTAAAGAGCATCAAGGCATTACTCATAATTCACTCAAAAATAGTCAATTGCGAGAACAAGAAGATTTAGATACTAGAAATAAAAGCAATTTTAAAAGTATATTCTCCATTATTCGCCGTCATGATTTACTAGTCCATCACCCATACAATCTTTTCTCGACCTCAGTCGAAGAGTTTATTAATCAAGCTGCGGAAGATAAGCAAGTCATGGGCATCAAAATGACCTTGTATAGAATTTCCAGGGACTCTTTAATTATTGATGCATTAATAAGAGCTGCTGAGAAAGGAAAACAAGTAATGGCTCTCGTTGAACTAAAAGCAAGATTTGATGAAGATAATAATATCCAATGGGCAAAACAATTAGAGCAAGCTGGGGTTCATGTTGTTTATGGAGTAATTGGACTAAAAACTCATACAAAAATTGCTTTGATCATAAGAAAAGAAAAAAATAGATTAAGAACATACTTTCATATTGGGACTGGTAATTATAATTCAAAAACATCTAAAACATATACTGATTTTGGCTTGTTATCTTGTCAGCCTGAGCTTGGTCAAGATCTTATTGAACTATTTAATTATCTAACTGGATTTGCCAAACAACAATCCTACAGAAAATTATTAGTTGCACCGGTTACTCTTAGAAGTGGAATAGAAAAGCTAATCAAAAGAGAAATCCATTATGCAAAAAATGGCTTGCCGGCCAGAATAATAGCCAAAATGAATTCGCTAGTAGATCCAGAAATTATCAAACTGCTTTATATAGCATCACAGGAGGGAGTAAAAATTGAACTTATAATTAGAGGAATGTGCTGCCTATATCCTCAGAAAAAAGACTTAAGCGAAAATATAAAAGTAACAAGCATTATTGGTAGGTTTTTAGAACATTCAAGAATCTTTTGGTTTAATAACAATGGTGATGCAGAAGTATTTATTGGTAGTGCAGATTGGATGAGGCGTAATTTAGATCGAAGAGTGGAAGCAGTTGCACCCATTGAAGACAATAAAATTAAAAAAGAAATTAAACATTTATTAGATTCTTATTTAGAAGCAAATAAAGACTCTTGGAACATGCAAAGTGATGGTAGCTACATCAAAAATCCAATTTTGAATGATAAGAAAAAATATATTCAAGAAAAAATTATTAAGCTATATAAAAAAGAAGAGAATTAAAAGTTTTCAAAGCTTTTTTCAAAACATTTAATCTGTTTTTTTGATGCGCTTTATACCTAATTAGGCAAAAATCTATAAATTTTTCGTTTCAATTAGTCAACTTCTCCTGATAAGTGCTAACTTCTTAATAAATCTAATTTCAAGAGGCCAGGGTGATGGGGATCCCGCTGGAATCTGCCAAGGAAATTTCTGATGTTTCATCAGAGAAGTCTAATTTGGCAAGCACAAGTCAAAAACTATCTGCATCAACTGTAAGTAGTCAAAAATCTCGAAGTTCAAAAAGACAAAGTAATCGTCTCGCTACTGATGCGATAGGTTTCTATCTCACAAGTATTGGAAGAGTGCCACTTCTGACTCCTGCAGAAGAAATTGAACTTGCTCATCATGTTCAACAAATGAAAGATTTGTTGAACCTTCCCCTTGAAGAGCGCTCTACCCGTCAGAAACACAAAATAAAAATGGGTAAGCGAGCAAGAGATCGCATGATGGCTGCAAATCTGAGGCTTGTTGTAAGTGTTGCAAAAAAATATCAAAACCAAGGTCTCGAATTACTCGATTTAGTTCAAGAGGGTGCAATTGGATTAGAAAGAGCTGTTGATAAATTTGATCCTGCAATGGGTTATAAATTTTCAACCTATGCCTACTGGTGGATAAGACAAGGGATGACTCGTGCCATTGATAACAGTGCTAGAACTATTCGACTGCCAATACATATCAGCGAAAAACTTTCAAAAATGCGCCGCATATCGCGTGAATTATCTCATCGATTTGGTAGGCAACCAAATCGACTAGAATTAGCAAATGCAATGGGAATTGAACCTCAAGATCTAGAAGATTTAGTGTCGCAAAGCGCTCCCTGTGCGTCTCTTGATGCTCATGCAAGAGGCGAAGAAGATCGTAGTACTCTTGGAGAACTAATTCCAGACCCAAATTCTGATGAACCCATGGAAGGGATGGATAGAAGTATTCAAAAAGAACACCTTGGCGGATGGTTATCTCAATTAAATGAGAGAGAGCAAAAAAT is a genomic window containing:
- a CDS encoding aminotransferase class IV, encoding MTENKNEKLGWINGHWGVFKDLKVPINDRGLNFADGIFETIFILNGVPQLLNEHLNRWEESASILEMNPPPSKEWLIALIEDGINRSQLNNVNGVMRINWTRGASKQRGIDISKTSHHSFWLEIDSYQPNFESISTIISQTERRNSFSRLSFCKTFSYNQGIQARIEAKNAGCNDAILLNSQGEICCATTANILVKRENNWLTPPSNSGCLPGIMRQRGIDLNIIQEALIEATPKDNDEWFLINSLSCRPIQKINKKELKISTNPKEFWLSLLKI
- the cobA gene encoding uroporphyrinogen-III C-methyltransferase, coding for MNTHQFGTVYLVGAGPGDPDLLTVKAQKLISKCDALVYDSLVPVELLELVSSNCQLHSVGKRRGHHSVPQRKTNDILFDLAKSYSCIVRLKGGDPFLFGRGAEEASYLHKKGVPVQVVPGVTSGIAAPAYVGIPITHRLAGSSVTFVTGHEEIDKKRPAVNWRSLAKSSDGIVIYMGVHNLKFISAELIAGGMHPETSAAVIEQGTVIGQRYIKSPLVQLFDRVQEENLRSPAIVVIGSVVDFQVEACSPKPAEVTFPIPI
- a CDS encoding CbiX/SirB N-terminal domain-containing protein, giving the protein MKSTFESFSSSVLSLPSINPLSSSEIICSRVSRISHHLNFNKLVESTNTSSDAHQKLSLLPNRINCEPPHHLHLLVHGSRGGEIHPSLLFLVDQLKRLKNRSVSIEALTDDNPEQIDIGNRSVFLVPLFLLPGSHVCIDVPTIFKRLQEDGQNIKLFPFLGSFIPWLSLIDDLITSQSPFVKPALIHHPVSSVTSSVFLKSLEKFLNIPLYSWSRWNQDTFKKKKNYLPIPYLLTPNKNVEIDSQGEQLKSLLEIDIIHRGLVNILGNLP
- a CDS encoding ferredoxin--nitrite reductase, whose protein sequence is MVQYYLEGKKLNKVEKNKAAKDGLEIGKDIDKFAEMGWEQMDKTDLELRLKWYGMFWRPKTPGKFMLRLRIPNGIINTEQLKVIASIVARYGENGSCDITTRQNIQLRGVLISDLPEILNRLKKVNISTTQSGFDNPRNVTGNPIAGVDPKEIIDTRKYTSQMQDYLTNEGKGNSEFSNLPRKWNTAIAGSKDNFLLHNDLIFHPVKINGVLGFSVWIGGVLSSVMNEYAVPLNAWVEEEKIYELTSIILSLWRDNGERNIRPKGRFRFYLDKIGVEKFRDLIEKQYGALKEDPGSIFSEKPRSFFGIHSQKQEGKYFAGIHVPVGRLLAEDLQDIANICENFGDKEIRLTEDQNIIITGIDTNLIEEFKKQSILQKFPLKPENIAAGTVSCTGNTYCGFALTNTKDQALKISHELDKELDLKDELKIHWTGCPNSCGQAYMGGIGLTGKKAKDKEGKTVEAYDISIGGSQGPNYKLGELIKKSVPQDELKDVLKDLLISNFEAKEKKFLSKKSGSFSRFMNWLSPLGKDKPLINRANGSPDIFSKFMNRISN
- a CDS encoding formate/nitrite transporter family protein, translating into MDYVLPNELVDGMIAAGGKKSSVSVKNLLIRGFYSGAILGLATCLAITIGIQSGMPWLGSFIFPFGFASIVLFGMELVTGNFALLPMAVWAGKSSWSATVRNWLWVWIGNFLGTAFVAVLLSISLSSAGNVDPLAAAEGGKGWAVVAAKIIAIHKANTVVKYEALGSTGFFLAFLRGVIANWLVCLGVTMALVSKSVPGKILACWLPITAFQTMGMEHIVVNMFLHTTGPLLGSGIPFTKVIFWNFLPVTIGNIVGGMVFIGMLFYSTHKTPISNVLPDVKDEKLERELEAQLGAR
- a CDS encoding capsid protein; the protein is MIIEESNIWDTLNNAKKTKPSAEWLRNAYNPNINYELRQEIANRLGQFSKVGWIKIKDLINTYGNKDELILAAGLTYQEDAKEWLLKHLYDDDTMNIKIVEALACWGGTLPIELIKTILEDKREHMKIAGLELLKFKAHLLSDSHLLDIAKSPLNDFREKIVIKTLTIIQRRESLDICIAISDVIQKGSDKSAYYGLMALGSIGTEISKNILLDLVKNLKNAQRKELAKKQLNFEI
- a CDS encoding anthranilate phosphoribosyltransferase family protein, whose amino-acid sequence is MINKYEEFKTYLKKIGSGEFTGKSLTREETKSAIKLMLKEEASAAQIGGFMIAHRIRRPIPEELAGMIDAYIELGPKIQSPSNQHQPMFFGMPFDGRKKTAPIYPLTTLLLLTQKQPVILHGGSRMPVKYGVTHNELFQALGINLTGLSIEELQSFFNHNDLALIHQPDHFPLAENLIPYRDQIGKRPPLASMELIWTCHQGNHLHISGYVHSPTEERHWKTLELMGEQNVITVKGLEGGIDLSISRSSTIGQYKNQHGTRKVFHPKDYACSGKDIEWNDIEEWQRFALQALHGEGPLTKALEWNAGIYFFYAGISSDIKEGINKAKEIINSGFAFKQLEKLIHWSNENID
- a CDS encoding GNAT family N-acetyltransferase — encoded protein: MASFSKNSLNRYLRPCESSDEMALREVYEDAIRTCDKSLYSQEQIEAWSALAYLPGILDKPLKQGVGWVSCVNKTIEAFALKYPHNRLALLYCRGRSSRQGHATALLEQIEEDTLKDKPIILKTEASLCSYQLLLRHGWTIIAPEDIQIGGVHFSRYLMEKTLY
- a CDS encoding MFS transporter, with translation MRRLKIPTLLGAFITLLDDRLGETIVLPLLPFLLEQFTTSATTLGFLTGTYAISQFAAAPLIGAMSDRFGRKPIMITCVSGSVIGICLFALTVSLNWENYLPLWASTLPLFLLFLARIIDGISGGTAATATTILADISTPENRAKTFGLIGVAFGLGFILGPGLGTALAKFSVTLPVWVASGFAIFNLIFVIWFLPETLPKNKRNLLPRKRDLNPISQLLIVFKNSLARRLCLSFFVFFMAFNGFTAVLVLYLKEKFGWSPELCSAAFIVVGVIAMIVQGGLIGPLVKRFGESRLTFAGIGFVMTGCILLTLANIDTSIPLVFSGVAILAMGTGLVTPSLRALISRRLSSIGQGAVLGNLQGLQSLGTFLGAIAAGRSYDLFGPRSPFLGTILLLLFVMFLISGKSLTKQKVIS